A DNA window from Arachis duranensis cultivar V14167 chromosome 3, aradu.V14167.gnm2.J7QH, whole genome shotgun sequence contains the following coding sequences:
- the LOC107478959 gene encoding protein FAR1-RELATED SEQUENCE 5-like — MAESQDEHVSSEDPPLCTSPSRNSLMEVDIVEPLDCVASDVSENLSYEQENLTGDVAGHGHKSNKATQLSDVTDVGSEEMELVDELPDHDCLQEDEIPRVGMWFAQLQMAHDFYVTYAKKAGFATKIRTTTFDKITKAPINQAIHCNRDGIRESCVKAPTRKNTISAAGCKVKIYIKFDKDVQDWILLKVDLTHSHPCSPKEAVHYHEYRQLIMHVKCVIEDNDEAGIRPNKTFLALSNEAGGPSNLGFSEKDLRNYIIARLRTSNVNADFREMMSYFRRMKDINPNFFYAVELDDECKFKSAVWVNARCRASYEYYGDVVSIDSTYRRNRHGLPFVSFVGVNHHGRLTLLGCALLGNEKIASYEWVFSQWVNCMGTAPQCIITDQCRSMYRAIKNTLPDTRHRWCIWHIMNKLPSKLGGYRQYGALYVDLNDIVWNSRTEESFEDNWADFIDEYNLHNNTWLSSLLLYDYFTRFYCNCLASECLVYV; from the exons ATGGCAGAATCGCAAGATGAACATGTTTCAAGCGAGGATCCTCCTTTATGCACTTCACCTAGCCGAAATTCATTAATGGAGGTCGATATAGTGGAACCGCTAGATTGTGTAGCCTCTGACGTTTCAGAAAATTTATCATACGAACAAGAAAACTTAACCGGCGATGTCGCAGGCCATGGTCACAAGTCGAACAAG GCCACGCAGTTGTCGGATGTTACAGATGTTGGAAGTGAAGAGATGGAGCTTGTTGATGAG tTACCAGATCATGATTGCCTACAAGAAGACGAGATACCAAGAGTTGGAATGTGGTTTGCTCAGTTACAGATGGCTCATGACTTTTATGTGACCTATGCAAAGAAAGCTGGATTTGCAACTAAGATAAGGACGACAACATTTGATAAGATCACAAAGGCTCCCATTAACCAAGCTATACACTGTAATCGCGACGGGATCCGCGAGTCTTGTGTTAAAGCACCAACGCGGAAGAATACGATTTCAGCTGCTGGGTGCAAGGtaaagatatatataaaatttgataaagacGTGCAAGATTGGATTTTGCTCAAGGTTGACTTGACGCACTCTCACCCCTGTTCACCGAAAGAGGCAGTGCACTACCATGAGTATAGGCAGCTGATCATGCATGTGAAGTGCGTGATCGAGGATAATGATGAGGCTGGGATTCGGCCAAACAAGACATTCCTTGCTTTGTCAAATGAGGCTGGTGGCCCCTCTAACTTAGGATTCTCAGAgaaggatttaagaaattatataatAGCAAGGCTCCGAACTAGCAACGTGAATGCGGATTTCAGGGAGATGATGAGCTACTTCAGGAGAATGAAGGACATCAATCCAAACTTTTTTTACGCGGTGGAGTTGGACGATGAGTGTAAATTTAAGAGTGCAGTATGGGTCAATGCAAGGTGTAGGGCGTCGTATGAATACTATGGAGACGTCGTGTCAATTGATAGCACTTACAGAAGGAATAG GCATGGATTACCGTTTGTGTCGTTCGTTGGGGTCAACCACCATGGTAGGTTGACCCTCCTCGGTTGTGCTTTGTTGGGGAATGAGAAAATCGCAAGTTATGAGTGGGTTTTTAGCCAATGGGTCAACTGCATGGGAACTGCTCCACAGTGTATCATAACCGATCAATGTCGATCCATGTACCGTGcgataaaaaatactttacccGACACACGCCACAGGTGGTGCATCTGGCATATTATGAATAAGTTACCTTCCAAGCTTGGGGGTTACCGTCAGTATGGAGCATTGTATGTTGACCTAAATGacattgtgtggaactctcggACCGAGGAGTCATTTGAAGATAACTGGGCTGATTTTATAGATGAGTACAACTTACATAACAACACATGGCTATCAAGTTTGTTACTGTACGATTACTTCACACGCTTTTATTGCAATTGTTTGGCATCTGAATGTTTAGTAtatgtgtaa